A genome region from Manihot esculenta cultivar AM560-2 chromosome 5, M.esculenta_v8, whole genome shotgun sequence includes the following:
- the LOC110614684 gene encoding probable CoA ligase CCL5 isoform X1, with protein sequence MPLTQNNGFQIDPRSGFCRCNSIFYSKRKPYHLPPNYCIDVTTFISSQAHHGKTAFIDASTGHHFSFVDLWKAVDSVATSLFEMGVRKGNVILLLSPNSIFFPVVCLSVMSLGAVITTTNPLNTPREIATQIADSKPLFAFTTSQLVPKLVNSNRNLPIILIDDHDSAKAQANILTTLSEMMRKEPSRSRVRERVNMDDTATLLYSSGTTGASKGVVSSHRNLIAMVQTIVGRFNEDREHKYICTVPMFHIYGLAMFATGLLAPGSTIIVLPKFEIHEMLSAIERYRATDLPLVPPILVALVNGADEMKSKYDLSSLQSVVSGGAPLSKEVIEGFVEKYQKVRILQGYGLTESTGVGASTDTLEESRRYGTAGLLTSSMEAKIVDPESGEALPMNQTGELWLRGPTIMKGYFFNAEATSTALDSEGWLRTGDLCYVDDDGFIFVIDRLKELIKYKGYQVPPAELEALLLTHSEISDAAVIPFPDKEAGQFPMAYVVRKARSSLSESAVMDFVARQVAPYKRIQRVAFIGAIPRNPSGKILRKDLIKLATSKL encoded by the exons ATGCCATTGACGCAGAATAACGGCTTTCAGATCGACCCCAGAAGCGGCTTTTGCAGATGTAATTCTATTTTCTACAGTAAACGCAAGCCTTATCATCTCCCACCCAATTACTGCATTGATGTCACCACCTTTATTTCGTCCCAGGCTCACCATGGCAAGACAGCCTTCATCGACGCCAGCACTGGCCACCATTTCAGCTTCGTCGACCTCTGGAAAGCCGTCGATTCCGTCGCCACCTCTCTATTTGAGATGGGAGTCCGCAAGGGCAACGTCATCCTTCTTCTTTCCCCAAACTCCATCTTCTTCCCTGTTGTTTGCCTTTCTGTTATGTCCCTTGGCGCCGTAATTACCACTACCAACCCTCTCAACACTCCCCGTGAAATCGCCACGCAAATCGCCGACTCCAAACCCTTATTCGCTTTCACTACCTCCCAACTAGTCCCCAAACTCGTCAACTCGAACCGAAATCTTCCCATCATCCTCATAGACGACCATGATTCAGCCAAAGCCCAAGCCAATATCTTAACAACTTTAAGCGAGATGATGAGGAAGGAGCCTAGTAGGAGTCGAGTCAGGGAGCGAGTCAACATGGACGACACAGCAACTCTTCTTTACTCATCAGGTACAACCGGAGCAAGCAAGGGCGTGGTTTCCTCTCATCGCAACCTAATAGCGATGGTGCAAACAATCGTTGGACGCTTCAACGAAGACAGAGAACATAAATATATTTGCACCGTCCCAATGTTTCACATCTACGGTTTAGCAATGTTCGCGACGGGATTACTCGCGCCAGGATCAACAATCATTGTGCTCCCCAAGTTCGAGATTCACGAGATGCTATCGGCGATCGAGAGGTACCGTGCCACGGATCTCCCTCTGGTGCCACCTATTCTAGTAGCACTTGTCAACGGCGCCGATGAGATGAAGTCCAAGTACGATTTGAGTTCGCTACAAAGTGTCGTGTCAGGAGGTGCTCCTCTGAGCAAAGAGGTGATAGAGGGGTTCGTAGAGAAATATCAGAAGGTGAGAATTCTTCAGGGTTACGGATTAACTGAGTCGACGGGTGTGGGTGCGTCAACGGATACCCTAGAGGAAAGTAGGAGATATGGTACGGCAGGGCTGCTGACATCGAGCATGGAGGCAAAAATCGTGGACCCGGAAAGCGGAGAAGCTCTGCCGATGAACCAGACAGGTGAGCTTTGGCTTAGAGGTCCCACTATCATGAAAG gttatttttttaatgctgAGGCTACATCAACGGCTCTTGATTCTGAGGGATGGTTAAGAACAGGGGATTTGTGCTACGTAGATGATGACggctttatttttgttattgatCGACTGAAGGAATTGATCAAATACAAGGGATATCAG GTTCCTCCTGCGGAACTAGAGGCCTTGTTGCTTACTCATTCCGAAATTTCTGATGCTGCTGTAATACC GTTTCCTGACAAGGAAGCTGGACAGTTCCCCATGGCTTATGTTGTAAGAAAGGCCAGAAGTAGTTTATCTGAGAGTGCTGTCATGGATTTCGTGGCAAGACAG GTAGCCCCTTACAAGAGAATACAAAGAGTTGCATTTATTGGAGCCATACCCAGGAATCCATCGGGCAAGATTCTCAGGAAGGATCTAATAAAGCTTGCAACCTCTAAACTATGA
- the LOC110614727 gene encoding NADH dehydrogenase [ubiquinone] 1 beta subcomplex subunit 2 yields the protein MAGGHGESYTYKGVTLHQPKRWHTVTGKGLCAVMWFWVLYRAKQDGPVVLGWRHPWEGHDDHGHGH from the exons ATGGCAGGAGGACATGGAGAGAGCTACACTTACAAGGGCGTGACTTTGCATCAGCCAAAGCGATGGCATACGGTTACCGGAAAGGGCTTGTGTGCCGTCATGTG gtTTTGGGTCCTATACCGAGCTAAGCAAGATGGTCCTGTAGTATTG GGCTGGAGACATCCTTGGGAAGGTCATGATGACCATGGCCATGGACACTAG
- the LOC110614685 gene encoding auxin-responsive protein SAUR36: MKSSSKVLSDIVRKWTKRKKGHFVVYTKEGKRFVVPICYLNHPIFRVLLEMAEEEFGTTTHGPLQVPCEEEFMEYIFAVLRKNPSVEVESALISMNTYRLQKRLKSCEE, from the exons ATGAAGAGTTCTTCTAAGGTGCTAAGCGACATCGTGCGGAAATGGACTAAGAGAAAGAAAGGTCATTTTGTTGTCTACACCAAAgaaggcaagaggttcgttgtGCCTATATGCTATTTGAATCACCCCATCTTCAGAGTTTTACTGGAAATGGCTGAGGAGGAATTTGGAACCACGACTCATGGACCGTTGCAAGTTCCTTGCGAGGAAGAATTTATGGAATATATTTTTGCTGTACTGAGGAAGAATCCTTCTGTGGAAGTGGAAAGTGCTCTTATCTCCATGAATACTT ACAGGTTGCAGAAAAGGCTGAAGTCATGTGAAGAGTGA
- the LOC110614684 gene encoding probable CoA ligase CCL5 isoform X2, whose amino-acid sequence MPLTQNNGFQIDPRSGFCRCNSIFYSKRKPYHLPPNYCIDVTTFISSQAHHGKTAFIDASTGHHFSFVDLWKAVDSVATSLFEMGVRKGNVILLLSPNSIFFPVVCLSVMSLGAVITTTNPLNTPREIATQIADSKPLFAFTTSQLVPKLVNSNRNLPIILIDDHDSAKAQANILTTLSEMMRKEPSRSRVRERVNMDDTATLLYSSGTTGASKGVVSSHRNLIAMVQTIVGRFNEDREHKYICTVPMFHIYGLAMFATGLLAPGSTIIVLPKFEIHEMLSAIERYRATDLPLVPPILVALVNGADEMKSKYDLSSLQSVVSGGAPLSKEVIEGFVEKYQKVRILQGYGLTESTGVGASTDTLEESRRYGTAGLLTSSMEAKIVDPESGEALPMNQTGYFFNAEATSTALDSEGWLRTGDLCYVDDDGFIFVIDRLKELIKYKGYQVPPAELEALLLTHSEISDAAVIPFPDKEAGQFPMAYVVRKARSSLSESAVMDFVARQVAPYKRIQRVAFIGAIPRNPSGKILRKDLIKLATSKL is encoded by the exons ATGCCATTGACGCAGAATAACGGCTTTCAGATCGACCCCAGAAGCGGCTTTTGCAGATGTAATTCTATTTTCTACAGTAAACGCAAGCCTTATCATCTCCCACCCAATTACTGCATTGATGTCACCACCTTTATTTCGTCCCAGGCTCACCATGGCAAGACAGCCTTCATCGACGCCAGCACTGGCCACCATTTCAGCTTCGTCGACCTCTGGAAAGCCGTCGATTCCGTCGCCACCTCTCTATTTGAGATGGGAGTCCGCAAGGGCAACGTCATCCTTCTTCTTTCCCCAAACTCCATCTTCTTCCCTGTTGTTTGCCTTTCTGTTATGTCCCTTGGCGCCGTAATTACCACTACCAACCCTCTCAACACTCCCCGTGAAATCGCCACGCAAATCGCCGACTCCAAACCCTTATTCGCTTTCACTACCTCCCAACTAGTCCCCAAACTCGTCAACTCGAACCGAAATCTTCCCATCATCCTCATAGACGACCATGATTCAGCCAAAGCCCAAGCCAATATCTTAACAACTTTAAGCGAGATGATGAGGAAGGAGCCTAGTAGGAGTCGAGTCAGGGAGCGAGTCAACATGGACGACACAGCAACTCTTCTTTACTCATCAGGTACAACCGGAGCAAGCAAGGGCGTGGTTTCCTCTCATCGCAACCTAATAGCGATGGTGCAAACAATCGTTGGACGCTTCAACGAAGACAGAGAACATAAATATATTTGCACCGTCCCAATGTTTCACATCTACGGTTTAGCAATGTTCGCGACGGGATTACTCGCGCCAGGATCAACAATCATTGTGCTCCCCAAGTTCGAGATTCACGAGATGCTATCGGCGATCGAGAGGTACCGTGCCACGGATCTCCCTCTGGTGCCACCTATTCTAGTAGCACTTGTCAACGGCGCCGATGAGATGAAGTCCAAGTACGATTTGAGTTCGCTACAAAGTGTCGTGTCAGGAGGTGCTCCTCTGAGCAAAGAGGTGATAGAGGGGTTCGTAGAGAAATATCAGAAGGTGAGAATTCTTCAGGGTTACGGATTAACTGAGTCGACGGGTGTGGGTGCGTCAACGGATACCCTAGAGGAAAGTAGGAGATATGGTACGGCAGGGCTGCTGACATCGAGCATGGAGGCAAAAATCGTGGACCCGGAAAGCGGAGAAGCTCTGCCGATGAACCAGACAG gttatttttttaatgctgAGGCTACATCAACGGCTCTTGATTCTGAGGGATGGTTAAGAACAGGGGATTTGTGCTACGTAGATGATGACggctttatttttgttattgatCGACTGAAGGAATTGATCAAATACAAGGGATATCAG GTTCCTCCTGCGGAACTAGAGGCCTTGTTGCTTACTCATTCCGAAATTTCTGATGCTGCTGTAATACC GTTTCCTGACAAGGAAGCTGGACAGTTCCCCATGGCTTATGTTGTAAGAAAGGCCAGAAGTAGTTTATCTGAGAGTGCTGTCATGGATTTCGTGGCAAGACAG GTAGCCCCTTACAAGAGAATACAAAGAGTTGCATTTATTGGAGCCATACCCAGGAATCCATCGGGCAAGATTCTCAGGAAGGATCTAATAAAGCTTGCAACCTCTAAACTATGA